CCGAGGGGTTGGATGAAAGCGTCAAGATCCTGTCGGGCATGATGGCCGCGCCCGAATTGACCCAAGCCGAAGTCGATGCTGAACGTCGCACTGTGCTTGCCGAATTGCGTGAGGGCAGCGGGCCACAACAGCGCGTTGGCGATGCCACGCGCCAGTTGTTCTTTGCTGGGCAACGACTGGGCGCAGGGTCGCCGATCGGTGACATATCCTCGCTAAACGCGGCGACTGTACCTGCGCTGCGAGAGTTTCACGACCGCTGGTATCGGCCCGAACATACGCTGGTCGTGATCGCCGGCGATGCCGATCCAGCTATCTTCGAAGCGCTGATTAAACGGTATTTCTCCGATTGGGCTCCCAAGCCGCCAACGACGGTCGCTCCCGATTTCGGCAAGCCCGATCCCAACGCGCCCCGCACACGGGTGTTGGTTGAAACCGGTCTGCCGACGGTGGTCAACATCGCAGTTCTGCGTCCATGGGCCGAAAAGAACGATACGATCGAATATAACCGTGGCAAGCTGATCGAGACGGTGGCGACGCGCCTGATTAACCGCCGCCTCGAAACACGTGCGCGAGCGGGAGGTAGCTTCCTGTCCGCGAGTATCGACCAGCAGGATATTTCGCGTTCCGTGGACGGGACATTCATCCAGATCGTGCCGCTGGGTCAGGATTGGCAGGCGGCCATCCGTGATGTTCGCGGTGTCATTGCCGACGCGCTGACTCATCCGTCGAGTCAGGCCGATATTGACCGTGAGGCCGCCGAATTTGCATCCGCGCTGCAACAGGCCGTCGAAACCTCGACAAATGACGGCGGCGGCGAGCTTTCAGACAATCTGGTCGAGGCGGTGAATATCCATGAAACCGTCGCCAGCCCCGAAGTGGCGCGCGACGTGTTTGCGATCATGCACGACCGACTGACTCCGGCGGCTATTCTTGCTGCTACGCAGCATCTGATGTCGGGTACACCGACCCGAGCATTACTGACTCTGCCTGCCGCCGATCCGAAAGCGGATGCGCTGTTGAATGCCGCGCTGGTCGCTGATGTGAAGGCGGGTCCAGCGACCGCCGAGGGTAAGCCTGTCAGTTTCGACCGGCTTCCCGCGCTTGGAAAGCCGGGAACAGTCGTAAAAACTTCGCAAATTCAGTCGGTCGGCCTTCAGGTTCTGGAGTTTTCCAACGGGTTGAAGCTGGTCCTGCATCCCGATCCGAACGAAGTCGGCAAGGTGCTTGTCACCGCGCGTTTCGGTGCTGGTATGAAGGCATTGCCATCGAACAAACCGACCGTTGCATGGGCTGCGCCGATCGCGTTGGTCGCGAGCGGCATCGGCGATCTTGGGCAGGAAGAACTCGACCGTCTGACGAGCGCACGCCGGATCAATCTGGCGTTCGATACCGACGAGGACAGCTTTACTTTGCGGGCTGTGACGCGCGCTGCCGATCTGAACGACGAACTGAAACTGATGGCGGGCAAACTGGCTCATCCGGGCTGGGATCCGGCACCGGTGTTGCGCGCCCGTGCGGCTATGGCGGCGGGCTATGACACTAATGATGCGTCGCCGAATTCAGTAATCAATCGTGATTTGCAGGGGCTTTTGCACGGTGGCGATCCGCGTTGGTCGACACCGACGCGTGAGCAAATCGCGGCGCTGACCCCAGCAAGCTTCCGCGCGTTGTGGGAGCCGTTACTGGCGCAGGGGCCGATTGAACTGTCGATATACGGTGATTTCGATGCCACTAAGGCGGCAGCTGCAGTGGCCGCCACTTTCGGCGCACTGGCTCCGCGCGCGCCTGCCGTCATTGCGTCCGGCAGCGCGGGTTCACCCAGCGTGAAGCCAACGCGTAAACCGATCATGCGCACGCACCGTGGCCCCGACGATCAGGCGGCGGCGGTAATGGCATGGCCGACTGCGGGTGGGATTGCCGATGTTTATGAAAGCCGCAAACTCGATATCCTCGCCGCGATCTTCAATGATCGCCTGTTCGACCAGTTGCGAGAGGGGGAGGGTGCCAGTTACTCGCCCAATGTATCGAGCCAGTGGCCTTTAGGCATGGCTAGCGGCGGCAGCTTCGTCGTGATGTCACAGGTGAAGCCGCAGGGCGTCGATCGCTTCTTCGCACTGACCAGCAGCATTGCCGCGCAAATGGCGTCGCAGCCGGTGACTGCGGATGAACTGGCGCGCTCGGTCGGGCCATTGCGCCAGCTGATCGCGCGAGCGGCAAGCGGAAACACGTTCTGGCTGAATCAATTGGGCGGCATTACGCGCGAACCGCGCAAAGAGCAGGCGCTGATTACGCTGTCCACCGACTATGCGCGGATCACACCCGAAGAGTTGCAGGCAACCGCCAAGCGCTGGCTTGTGCCGGGCAAAGAGTTTCGGATGACGGTGCTGCCAGGGAAGTAGGGGCGGCGAGTTATCGAGTTATCGAGAAACTCCGCTTCCCTGAGCCTGTCGAAGTGCTGCCCTGTTCTAACTTCAGAAAGGCAGTTTTTTAACCAGCTCGGGGAAGCGGAGTTTCTGAGCTATATTAAAGTACGTATTTCGACAGATCGGTATTCCGCGCCACGCTTGCCAGTTGCGCGTCCACATAGGCCGCATCGACCGTCAGCGTCGTACCCTGACGATCCTCAGCCTCGAAGCTGACGTCCTCCAGCAACTTCTCCATCACCGTGGACAGCCGCCGCGCTCCGATGTTTTCGAGGCTCGCATTCACCTCCGCCGCGATGTGCGCAATCGCCGCAATCCCATCATCGGTGAACGTCACCGTCACGCCCTCGGTTGCCAGCAGCGCACGGTATTGATCGGCAAGGCTCGCCCGTGTGTCCTTCAGGATGCGGACGAAATCCTCCTCAGTCAGTGCCTTCAACTCTACGCGGATCGGCAGGCGACCCTGCAACTCGGGCAGAAGGTCGCTGGGCTTGGCGACATGAAACGCACCGCTTGCGATAAATAGGATATGGTCTGTCTTCATCGGCCCATATTTGGTCGCAACCGTCGTCCCTTCGATCAGCGGCAGCAGGTCGCGCTGTACTCCCTCGCGACTAACCGAACCGCCGCGCACATCGCTCACCGCGATCTTGTCGATCTCGTCCAGAAAAACGATGCCATTGGCTTCTGCATCGGCCAATGCTGCACGGCTGACCTCATCCTGATCGAGCCGTTTGTCGGCCTCCTCCTCGGTCAGTTTTTCCCAGGCCGAGCGCACATTGATCTTGCGCCGCTTTTGCTGGCCCTGACCGAATGCCTTGCCCATCATTTCGGACAGATTGATCATGCCGACATTGCCGCCGCCGCCCGGAATCTCGAACGGCATCTGCTGTGCGGCATCGAGTTCGATCTCGATTTCCTTGTCATCCAGCGAACCCTCCTCGAACCGCTGACGGAACGCTAACCGCGTCGCTTCCGAGGCGCCTTTGCCGGTCAGCGCATCGAGCAAGCGGCCCATCGCGGCTTCCTCGGCCTTGTCCTTCACCGCTACCCGGCGGCGTTCTTTTTCCAGCCGGATCGCTTCTTCGACCAGATCGCGG
This genomic stretch from Sphingomonas paeninsulae harbors:
- a CDS encoding M16 family metallopeptidase gives rise to the protein MRSVLSRVLRSAFVFTFAASGAFTGIVAEARTPAKAVAPAVTAAPVPWLYRGSDIPPDKAWIFGELPNGLRYAVRRNGVPPHQVSIRVAIDAGSLMEREGERGFAHFNEHLSFRGSRYVPDGEAKRLWQRLGATFGSDTNASTTPTQTIYKLDLPSATAEGLDESVKILSGMMAAPELTQAEVDAERRTVLAELREGSGPQQRVGDATRQLFFAGQRLGAGSPIGDISSLNAATVPALREFHDRWYRPEHTLVVIAGDADPAIFEALIKRYFSDWAPKPPTTVAPDFGKPDPNAPRTRVLVETGLPTVVNIAVLRPWAEKNDTIEYNRGKLIETVATRLINRRLETRARAGGSFLSASIDQQDISRSVDGTFIQIVPLGQDWQAAIRDVRGVIADALTHPSSQADIDREAAEFASALQQAVETSTNDGGGELSDNLVEAVNIHETVASPEVARDVFAIMHDRLTPAAILAATQHLMSGTPTRALLTLPAADPKADALLNAALVADVKAGPATAEGKPVSFDRLPALGKPGTVVKTSQIQSVGLQVLEFSNGLKLVLHPDPNEVGKVLVTARFGAGMKALPSNKPTVAWAAPIALVASGIGDLGQEELDRLTSARRINLAFDTDEDSFTLRAVTRAADLNDELKLMAGKLAHPGWDPAPVLRARAAMAAGYDTNDASPNSVINRDLQGLLHGGDPRWSTPTREQIAALTPASFRALWEPLLAQGPIELSIYGDFDATKAAAAVAATFGALAPRAPAVIASGSAGSPSVKPTRKPIMRTHRGPDDQAAAVMAWPTAGGIADVYESRKLDILAAIFNDRLFDQLREGEGASYSPNVSSQWPLGMASGGSFVVMSQVKPQGVDRFFALTSSIAAQMASQPVTADELARSVGPLRQLIARAASGNTFWLNQLGGITREPRKEQALITLSTDYARITPEELQATAKRWLVPGKEFRMTVLPGK
- the hslU gene encoding ATP-dependent protease ATPase subunit HslU, with the translated sequence MNDALTPKAIVAALDAHIVGQQDAKRAVAVAMRNRWRRQQLSPDLRDEVSPKNILMIGPTGCGKTEISRRLAKLADAPFVKVEATKFTEVGYVGRDVEQIARDLVEEAIRLEKERRRVAVKDKAEEAAMGRLLDALTGKGASEATRLAFRQRFEEGSLDDKEIEIELDAAQQMPFEIPGGGGNVGMINLSEMMGKAFGQGQQKRRKINVRSAWEKLTEEEADKRLDQDEVSRAALADAEANGIVFLDEIDKIAVSDVRGGSVSREGVQRDLLPLIEGTTVATKYGPMKTDHILFIASGAFHVAKPSDLLPELQGRLPIRVELKALTEEDFVRILKDTRASLADQYRALLATEGVTVTFTDDGIAAIAHIAAEVNASLENIGARRLSTVMEKLLEDVSFEAEDRQGTTLTVDAAYVDAQLASVARNTDLSKYVL